Proteins from one Acropora muricata isolate sample 2 chromosome 9, ASM3666990v1, whole genome shotgun sequence genomic window:
- the LOC136929520 gene encoding TNF receptor-associated factor 4-like isoform X1, with translation MAEARANPLRFGGYDDEFVDKVEDDLICPICHLPLKEAVQTKPCGHRFCRICIEYHITSQETAGEPICCPNCRKKLNREQDIYDDKATDRKILSYTIKCPNSSRSCQWRGELRAKEKHLVSCPHEIVPCTNKSCNVKLERKGLRDHVFKKCDWRTLRCKFCPVSHPALQMEAHQEVCPKLPVTCPQKCGMTILREEVADHKENECALVEISCPYSKLGCQQKFQRKEKTNHLHSCSQLHLNLACVKLTDAEEELRTTKEHCMKLEQMDVLRAEQITKLEQRVSSLENRGWPQYNVYTWKIGGFQEILKRAKTGDSDNNDIYSDPFYIGECSYKFRMNCNPNGHAEGKNTHLSIFLAIIEGEYDAILQWPCTKKVTLTLIDQQENLDDRQTISRTFTKPSETWRSRPKNGEGSYWGFAEFVSHDELQKRAYIVEDTIFIQAKFE, from the exons ATGGCGGAAGCTCGAGCAAATCCTTTGCGATTCGGCGGATACGATGATGAATTCGTAGACAAGGTAGAAGACGATTTGATTTGCCCAATATGCCATTTGCCACTAAAGGAAGCGGTTCAAACAAAGCCGTGTGGTCATCGATTCTGCCGGATATGCATCGAATATCATATCACAAG CCAGGAGACAGCTGGAGAACCAATATGTTGTCCTAATTGTCGAAAGAAGCTCAATAGGGAGCAG GACATATATGATGACAAAGCAACTGACAGGAAGATTCTTTCATACACCATCAAATGTCCAAATAGTTCTAGAAGTTGCCAATGGAGAGGCGAACTCAGggcaaaagag AAACATTTGGTATCTTGTCCTCATGAAATCGTCCCTTGTACAAACAAAAGCTGTAACGTGAAATTGGAAAGGAAAGGGCTACGAGACCACGTGTTCAAAAAGTGTGACTGGAGAACTCTTCGGTGCAAATTCTGTCCTGTGTCACACCCAGCGTTGCAGATGGAG GCTCATCAAGAAGTTTGTCCGAAACTTCCAGTTACCTGCCCACAGAAATGTGGAATGACAATTTTAAGAGAGGAG GTTGCCGATCATAAGGAGAACGAATGTGCATTGGTTGAGATTTCCTGTCCATATTCCAAACTTGGCTGTCAGCAAAAG TTTCAGCGGAAAGAGAAAACGAATCATCTTCATTCGTGCTCACAACTGCACCTTAATCTTGCCTGTGTAAAGTTAACTGACGCAGAAGAGGAGCTACGGACCACAAAAGAGCATTGCATGAAACTAGAGCAGATGGATGTACTACGTGCAGAGCAAATCACTAAACTGGAGCAGAGAGTGAGCTCCCTTGAAAATAGGGGATGGCCACAATATAACGTTTACACATGGAAGATTGGAGGCTTTCAAGAAATCTTGAAACGAGCCAAAACAGGAGATTCTGATAACAATGATATATACAGTGATCCATTTTATATTGGGGAATGCAGCTATAAGTTCAGGATGAATTGTAACCCAAATGGCCACGCCGAGGGCAAAAACACTCATTTGTCTATTTTCTTAGCCATCATCGAAGGTGAATACGATGCCATTTTGCAGTGGCCGTGCACAAAAAAGGTAACGTTAACATTGATCGATCAACAAGAAAACCTAGATGACAGACAGACAATCTCTCGCACCTTTACAAAACCAAGCGAAACATGGAGGTCGAGGCCTAAAAATGGAGAGGGGAGTTACTGGGGATTTGCTGAATTTGTTTCACATGATGAGTTGCAGAAAAGAGCCTACATTGTCGAGGACACCATTTTTATTCAAGCTAAATTTGAATAA
- the LOC136929520 gene encoding TNF receptor-associated factor 4-like isoform X2: MAEARANPLRFGGYDDEFVDKVEDDLICPICHLPLKEAVQTKPCGHRFCRICIEYHITSQETAGEPICCPNCRKKLNREQDIYDDKATDRKILSYTIKCPNSSRSCQWRGELRAKEKHLVSCPHEIVPCTNKSCNVKLERKGLRDHVFKKCDWRTLRCKFCPVSHPALQMEAHQEVCPKLPVTCPQKCGMTILREEVADHKENECALVEISCPYSKLGCQQKGSVNRRIKRE; this comes from the exons ATGGCGGAAGCTCGAGCAAATCCTTTGCGATTCGGCGGATACGATGATGAATTCGTAGACAAGGTAGAAGACGATTTGATTTGCCCAATATGCCATTTGCCACTAAAGGAAGCGGTTCAAACAAAGCCGTGTGGTCATCGATTCTGCCGGATATGCATCGAATATCATATCACAAG CCAGGAGACAGCTGGAGAACCAATATGTTGTCCTAATTGTCGAAAGAAGCTCAATAGGGAGCAG GACATATATGATGACAAAGCAACTGACAGGAAGATTCTTTCATACACCATCAAATGTCCAAATAGTTCTAGAAGTTGCCAATGGAGAGGCGAACTCAGggcaaaagag AAACATTTGGTATCTTGTCCTCATGAAATCGTCCCTTGTACAAACAAAAGCTGTAACGTGAAATTGGAAAGGAAAGGGCTACGAGACCACGTGTTCAAAAAGTGTGACTGGAGAACTCTTCGGTGCAAATTCTGTCCTGTGTCACACCCAGCGTTGCAGATGGAG GCTCATCAAGAAGTTTGTCCGAAACTTCCAGTTACCTGCCCACAGAAATGTGGAATGACAATTTTAAGAGAGGAG GTTGCCGATCATAAGGAGAACGAATGTGCATTGGTTGAGATTTCCTGTCCATATTCCAAACTTGGCTGTCAGCAAAAG ggttctgtcaacagacgaataaaaagagaatga